The following coding sequences are from one Candidatus Zixiibacteriota bacterium window:
- a CDS encoding hemerythrin domain-containing protein, with the protein MALTDNLVKQHADLVRLVEQISAHLEVDKVTNETDEISDLLSQLAGKLTMHLAMEDKSLYPKLLGHRDDKVKQVTQKYIDEMGQLAEAFQNYLEKWRGASAKRDNAQGFIDDTKAVFGALDKRIKSENSELYPLVESC; encoded by the coding sequence ATGGCATTGACTGATAACTTAGTTAAGCAGCACGCCGACCTGGTCAGGCTTGTCGAACAGATCTCAGCCCATCTTGAGGTGGACAAAGTCACCAACGAAACCGACGAAATCTCAGACCTGTTGTCCCAGTTGGCCGGTAAGCTGACCATGCATCTGGCCATGGAGGACAAATCTCTGTACCCGAAGCTGCTCGGACACCGCGATGACAAAGTCAAACAGGTGACACAAAAGTACATCGATGAAATGGGCCAGTTGGCCGAAGCGTTTCAGAATTACCTTGAGAAATGGCGCGGTGCAAGTGCCAAGCGTGACAACGCTCAGGGGTTCATCGATGACACCAAGGCAGTGTTCGGCGCCTTGGACAAGCGGATCAAGTCTGAGAACAGCGAATTGTATCCACTGGTAGAATCCTGTTAG